Proteins encoded within one genomic window of Legionella sp. PC997:
- a CDS encoding YgcG family protein, with protein sequence MRINARPLIAFILILFFYLGSSLAVAAPNFPTLTGRVIDNAQLLTPKAQQDLETQLAKYERTTTNQVVVLTLPTLNGYDIEDYGYQLGRHWQIGQKGKNNGVILIVAPKERKVRIEVGYGLEPVITDLLANQIIQTVILPSFKKGEYQKGIIEGTQSILDVLGGGKITKTKAKTQTSSKYGWLEWLFFLLIIIFFIRNPSLAFLIFAGSGNRFGGRGGGGGGGFSGGGGSFGGGGSSGSW encoded by the coding sequence TATTAATGCGCGTCCGTTAATTGCATTTATACTAATCCTTTTCTTTTATTTAGGCAGCAGCTTAGCAGTTGCTGCACCCAATTTTCCGACCCTAACGGGCAGAGTCATCGACAATGCGCAACTCCTAACCCCTAAGGCCCAGCAGGACCTCGAAACTCAATTAGCTAAATATGAACGAACTACAACGAACCAAGTAGTGGTATTAACCCTCCCTACGTTAAACGGTTATGATATAGAGGATTATGGCTATCAACTCGGACGTCATTGGCAAATTGGACAAAAAGGCAAGAATAACGGGGTGATCCTTATTGTTGCGCCAAAAGAACGAAAAGTACGGATAGAAGTAGGATATGGATTAGAACCTGTTATAACCGATTTGTTAGCCAATCAAATAATTCAAACGGTTATCCTTCCTTCTTTTAAGAAAGGGGAATATCAAAAAGGGATTATCGAGGGAACCCAGAGTATTCTCGATGTATTAGGTGGGGGTAAAATTACTAAAACCAAAGCCAAAACTCAAACATCGTCCAAATACGGCTGGCTGGAATGGCTTTTCTTTCTTTTAATCATTATTTTTTTCATTCGCAACCCTAGTCTTGCCTTTTTAATATTTGCGGGTTCCGGAAATCGATTCGGAGGAAGAGGTGGAGGGGGCGGTGGAGGGTTTAGCGGCGGGGGTGGTAGTTTTGGCGGCGGAGGTTCATCAGGATCATGGTAA